A segment of the Fusarium oxysporum f. sp. lycopersici 4287 chromosome 4, whole genome shotgun sequence genome:
CTTTTCGGTCGCTCTAATCCTCTTCAGCTTTCCCCTCCTCTTCACCGCGACCATGTCTCGATCGAACCCCCCTAACGCTGCGGGGTCTCGCAAGATCTCGTTCAACGTGAGCGAGCAGTATGATATTCAGGATGTTGTTGGCGAGGGCGCCTATGGTGTTGTCTGGTATGTTTTCTCGTGTCTCGTGCGATTTGCGCAGTGTATCAAATTCTAATACTCCCCCAGCTCTGCCATTCACAAGCCCTCCGGCCAAAAGGTCgctatcaagaagatcactCCTTTCGATCACTCCATGTTCTGTCTAAGAACCCTGCGAGAGATGAAGCTGTTGCGATATTTCAACCACGAGAACATCATCTCCATTCTCGATATCCAGAAGCCCCGAAACTACGAGTCATTTAATGAAGTCTACTTGATCCAGGTTTGTGCCGACAGCGCTCAGTCGCAATAGCAACAGCAGACTAACGAACGATACAGGAGCTGATGGAGACGGATATGCACCGAGTCATCCGCACCCAGGACCTTTCTGACGACCACTGCCAGTACTTCATCTACCAGACCCTCCGCGCCCTCAAGGCCATGCACTCAGCCAACGTGCTGCACCGAGACTTGAAGCCCTccaacctcctcctcaacgCCAACTGTGATCTCAAGGTTTGCGATTTTGGTCTTGCGCGATCCGCTGCTTCCCAGGAGGACAACTCCGGTTTCATGACTGAATACGTCGCGACTCGATGGTACCGTGCGCCCGAGATCATGTTGACTTTCAAGGAGTACACCAAGGCTATTGATGTGTGGTCGGTTGGCTGCATTCTCGCCGAGATGCTCAGCGGCAAGCCTCTTTTCCCTGGCAAGGACTGTAAGTGATTGTTGAAATGCGTGAGACGATAGAGCTCTTTGCTGACCATTTGACCGCTAGACCACCACCAGTTGACACTCATTCTGGATGTGCTGGGCACGCCGACTATGGAGGATTACTACGGAATCAAGTCGCGCCGCGCTAGAGAATACATTCGATCGCTCcccttcaagaagaaggttccCTTCCGAACTCTATTCCCCAAGACCTCGGATCTGGCCCTCGACCTgctcgagaagctcctcGCATTCAACCCTGTTAAGCGCATTACCGTGGAGGAAGCTCTGAAGCACCCATACCTTGAGCCTTACCACGATCCCGAGGATGAGCCAACAGCGCCCCCGATCCCTGAGGAgttctttgactttgacaagcACAAAGACAACCTGAGCAAGGAGCAGCTGAAGCAGTTGATCTACCAGGAGATTATGAGGTAAATGTGGTATGATAACGAAGATCGGCGAGGCATCTAGGATCTGCGATCCGAGACACCTCTGACGGGTTATCTGTTGCTAGCAGGCGTGCTCATAGTTGTGATATTTGAGAGGAAGATAAGTGGCAGAATTTGGAGAAGATAGATAGACCACAGCACAACCCTCACGCACGCAAACATACACAGAATCACCTGTTAGT
Coding sequences within it:
- a CDS encoding CMGC/MAPK protein kinase — translated: MSRSNPPNAAGSRKISFNVSEQYDIQDVVGEGAYGVVCSAIHKPSGQKVAIKKITPFDHSMFCLRTLREMKLLRYFNHENIISILDIQKPRNYESFNEVYLIQELMETDMHRVIRTQDLSDDHCQYFIYQTLRALKAMHSANVLHRDLKPSNLLLNANCDLKVCDFGLARSAASQEDNSGFMTEYVATRWYRAPEIMLTFKEYTKAIDVWSVGCILAEMLSGKPLFPGKDYHHQLTLILDVLGTPTMEDYYGIKSRRAREYIRSLPFKKKVPFRTLFPKTSDLALDLLEKLLAFNPVKRITVEEALKHPYLEPYHDPEDEPTAPPIPEEFFDFDKHKDNLSKEQLKQLIYQEIMR
- a CDS encoding CMGC/MAPK protein kinase, with product METDMHRVIRTQDLSDDHCQYFIYQTLRALKAMHSANVLHRDLKPSNLLLNANCDLKVCDFGLARSAASQEDNSGFMTEYVATRWYRAPEIMLTFKEYTKAIDVWSVGCILAEMLSGKPLFPGKDYHHQLTLILDVLGTPTMEDYYGIKSRRAREYIRSLPFKKKVPFRTLFPKTSDLALDLLEKLLAFNPVKRITVEEALKHPYLEPYHDPEDEPTAPPIPEEFFDFDKHKDNLSKEQLKQLIYQEIMR